The Balaenoptera musculus isolate JJ_BM4_2016_0621 chromosome 6, mBalMus1.pri.v3, whole genome shotgun sequence nucleotide sequence NNNNNNNNNNNNNNNNNNNNNNNNNNNNNNNNNNNNNNNNNNNNNNNNNNNNNNNNNNNNNNNNNNNNNNNNNNNNNNNNNNNNNNNNNNNNNNNNNNNNNNNNNNNNNNNNNNNNNNNNNNNNNNNNNNNNNNNNNNNNNNNNNNNNNNNNNNNNNNNNNNNNNNNNNNNNNNNNNNNNNNNNNNNNNNNNNNNNNNNNNNNNNNNNNNNNNNNNNNNNNNNNNNNNNNNNNNNNNNNNNNNNNNNNNNNNNNNNNNNNNNNNNNNNNNNNNNNNNNNNNNNNNNNNNNNNNNNNNNNNNNNNNNNNNNNNNNNNNNNNNNNNNNNNNNNNNNNNNNNNNNNNNNNNNNNNNNNNNNNNNNNNNNNNNNNNNNNNNNNNNNNNNNNNNNNNNNNNNNNNNNNNNNNNNNNNNNNNNNNNNNNNNNNNNNNNNNNNNNNNNNNNNNNNNNNNNNNNNNNNNNNNNNNNNNNNNNNNNNNNNNNNNNNNNNNNNNNNNNNNNNNNNNNNNNNNNNNNNNNNNNNNNNNNNNNNNNNNNNNNNNNNNNNNNNNNNNNNNNNNNNNNNNNNNNNNNNNNNNNNNNNNNNNNNNNNNNNNNNNNNNNNNNNNNNNNNNNAAGAAaaattctcaatatttttctctctttttctttttcccccccaatATTTATTTCTGATGAAGGCCAAGCTACAGATCTGCACTGCTCCTTCTTTTAAAGGTTCAAGTACCCCCCAAAACGTTCACAAAAGCCAACAGAGTAAACAGCTTGCTTTGGGCACAAAGGGAATTATTCTTACATTCCACAGTCAAATGCTAAATACTAATCCATGGTTTGCCCAAAATGCCAACTTGCAACTTCTCTGCCTAGAGATAAATCGAATAATATATGTGTAGTTTTCTATATTGTTCTAAGAACACAAGCACTTTTACATTTCAtactaaaacagaaaaagataataCTTACACCCATAGCAGCAAATACAATCGCAAAATTTTCCTCACTGTAGTCCACTACATCTTTGGATTTTTTTACCAAACCAGCCTGGCGACAGATTTGAGCTGCAATCTGATGAGGAGTACAAAAGAACCaagttaaaatctaaaataatatttctacaaCAAAATAACTTTTACCCTAAACTTTGGGGAACTGTAATCATAAATGAAACTGGGTTGTCTTAAAGGGCTTTACCCAATGAaactattttgtaatttttgcaGATTCCTAAGAGTAAGCAAGAAGTCAGATATGTGTGGATAAAGAGTCAATGTAATTGGATTATAAACAGTAACATTGGGCATTTACCTTGAAAATCCTATATTTGGTTTCTCACTAAGAGTGAAGCACTTGGAAATTCTTTCTCCTTAAATTTCATACCAAACAGATTCTAGGTCTCACCTCATTGTGCGGTAAGCCAGCAGCAGAGAAGATAGGAATTTTCTGCCCCCTAGCAATACTGTTCATGCCATCTATGGCCGAAATGCCGGTCTGAATCATCTCCTCTGGATAGATCCGACACTGAGGATTGATTGGCTGGCCTAATGCATTtccaaaagggaaaattttaatatgtCTCTACATTAAGACTACAACCATATAAAGCATATAAAGCATTTCTTTCTACTcttaaaaaatcagttatttttgaaatctgaaactgtttaaatattcttttccattaatctTTTGTAGATTCACAAATTATATGGTAGTAAAGTGAAACGTAATGTATAGCAAATAAGAGAGAAATCCTAATTTCAAAGCCAGTATGGCTTTTACATCTCAGATATATCCTGgtgatattttacaataaataaaatataaaaatttaagataacctctaggaaaaataaatgtattaaataataaacaaaacataattaATCAAACATGGAGTATGTTGGTTATCTACTTAAAGTATCATAAAAATCACCCTTTCTCTAATAAAGGTATAAGATAGGTAGATGCTATTTTCCCCAAAACACAGAAATCCATTTTCTGTCCCTACCCATGATATCAAGGAAGTCTTCAGCAAGTACAACAGGACCTCTGTCGATGGGTTTTCCTGAGCCATTGAATACCCGACCTGGTAAACAGTAACGAGACAGTACAGAGTGGACAATGACTCAAATGTTCACAATCTTTAAAAAGACTTCATGGAAATACGTTAAAAAGGAAGCAGATCTCTGCTCAGCATGAATAATAATATCTGTTTACCAAGCATATCCTCAGACACTGGCGTTCGGAGAATATCCCCAGTAAACTCACAGGATGTCTTCTTGGCATCTATACCTGAAGTCCCTTCAAATACCtatcaagaaagaaaagtaaacagaaggGTAAAGGAAATTTAGATCATAAGCGCTTAAGATTTATTTGTCAGCccttataaagtaaaatacatcAACGTATATATATACTACTTGTAGCCTCATGACTGAAGAAGTGTTCATGGTGGACGATGAACCAAACTGTCAACCTCTTACCCAGAGTCAtgcctgcaggccaaatccatcaagcaagctaagaatggtttttacatttttaaagggttgttttttaaaaaaaaaaaggaaaagaaagcataaGAACATGCATCAGAGACCTTAGGCACAACCCTCACAAAGTCTAAaaaatttactatctggcccctTACAGAAATTCtgctgacctctgctctagaTTACTTTTTAGGGCAATATGTTATTTGAGAAAACTGGCACTTCCTATAATCAGTAACATTAAAAACTAGGAATTATCAGAGACAATTTAAAGGAGTAGACTCAGATCTCGTTTTGGTTTCAGCCCATAAGCTCTGAATTCTACTTTTCATCTCTCCCCTTCTATGTGACTGTTTCATTTtatcccttaaaaaaatttttttaaaaagccattttacCAGTGGAGCTATTGGGCTAGAATGGATATTGGTGGCTGGCATTTagcaagaaaacatgaaaaaatacttttcttccctCACAGCCAGTAAACAGTCGATTTTTCAGTAAGATTTTTTCACCTTcatgatggtgcaaaagcaatacaCATCTGGTAGAAACCGTACTTCAGAAAAATcacatgagaaaaaagaaaaatcacataaaaaaaaaaatcacatgagatatttaacattttattataaaataggctttgtgttataTGGTTTTGTGCAATCGTATGCTAATATAAGTGTTCTGGGCACCTTTAATGTAAGCTaagctaagctatgatgttcggtAGGTTCTGTGtactaaatgcattttcaacttatgatattttcagcttatgatgggtttatcaaGATGTCACCCCACCTATAAGTTGATGAAGATCTGTATACTTATGTGATAATTACTAAAAAGAACTATTGGTGTTTCTTATGTTTGTTGTGATCAGAAAAACGTTCAACTGGCCAGGTTTTGAAAGCGATGCTTACCTGAACCACTGCTTTGGAACCACTAACTTCTAGAACTTGCCCACTCCTCTTCGTGCCATCAGGTAGTGTTAAGTGCACAATCTCAGCATATCTGGGAaactaaataggaaaaaaataaaggctcaataaccaacattttaaaagctCCTCAAAATACTCTATATGCTCTATGTCTTTCACAGCATGTATGCACATGCAGACCCCACACCTCCCCGAAGCACACAGGTATACATCCAGAGTTTAGAATATCCTCAGGTAGTTTAAGTCCTTAGAACACTGATCACTGGCACATATACTGGCAAACACAGCATAAGGTACAGAGAGAAGGATCTTAAATCTATGAAACCACGGCAATtaaattctttccttctgtgtgtatgtttttaagCTTTGAGActacagaaagttaaaaaactaTGTTCCCACTATTCAGAAATGATGTTTGCTTCTGGGCTGTGTAATCACCTTGTGCCTtgggaggacaggaataaaatgcaactgaacaataaaataattactattataataaataatgctaATATTCCCTCCTCAATCTAATTCTCCTAACCAGAAATGTATTCCTCtaatccatttttaatattttaaattgcatgttTCCAAAAATATACTGTAGTGTTTTCACTTACCTAAATGGCAACATACTAAATGTATCATCCTGCAACTCGTTTTTTTCCCACTTGACCGTATGTTTTGGATCTGTCATAGTCATATTTACCTTATTTGATTAACAGaatcttttgaaaaatgcatCACTACGTTGTGTGATGTGAAGGAAAACATCTGCCAATGCATCTGTGAATCAACACTGACTGTAGGACACTTGATTCTGGAGATGCTAATATGAATAAATGGGCATCTAGAATCAATGTTAGA carries:
- the LOC118897528 gene encoding V-type proton ATPase subunit B, brain isoform-like, producing the protein MALRVMRGIVNGAAPELPVPTSGPMAGSREQALAVSRNYLSQPRLTYKTVSGVNGPLVILDHVKFPRYAEIVHLTLPDGTKRSGQVLEVSGSKAVVQVFEGTSGIDAKKTSCEFTGDILRTPVSEDMLGRVFNGSGKPIDRGPVVLAEDFLDIMGQPINPQCRIYPEEMIQTGISAIDGMNSIARGQKIPIFSAAGLPHNEIAAQICRQAGLVKKSKDVVDYSEENFAIVFAAMGVSIIFFCFSMKCKSACVLRTI